A stretch of the Sinorhizobium alkalisoli genome encodes the following:
- a CDS encoding MucR family transcriptional regulator — protein MPEDGKKLKSLKRRLTAKYGLTPEQYRQKC, from the coding sequence TTGCCTGAGGACGGCAAGAAGCTCAAATCACTGAAGCGGCGCCTGACGGCGAAATACGGTCTCACTCCGGAACAATACCGGCAGAAATGTTAA
- a CDS encoding DUF4334 domain-containing protein: MNERLTFPSESAAFAFFDRLQPVPTGELVGVWLGRGVTTGHPLDGVLENLGWYGKRFRADGRADALLFRVGDNRLLPIDPALIPLGLALRFHRFARTEAARNLFSHLALHLRAKGPVASLRSMPFRGAMSAAMVYDRKPIIDHFRKIDRDRVLGVMQIEGGDRHYFFELERVTDGTAEAR, translated from the coding sequence ATGAATGAACGACTGACGTTTCCATCCGAAAGCGCAGCTTTCGCCTTTTTCGACAGGCTGCAGCCGGTACCCACCGGGGAGCTCGTTGGCGTGTGGCTGGGACGCGGCGTCACCACCGGGCACCCGCTGGACGGCGTTCTCGAAAATCTCGGCTGGTACGGCAAGCGCTTCCGGGCCGACGGGCGCGCCGATGCGCTGTTGTTTCGCGTCGGCGACAACCGGCTGCTGCCGATCGATCCCGCTCTGATCCCGCTGGGGCTTGCCCTTCGTTTTCACCGCTTCGCGCGCACCGAAGCGGCAAGAAACCTGTTTTCCCATCTGGCGCTGCACCTGCGCGCGAAAGGCCCCGTCGCCTCGTTGAGGTCAATGCCCTTCCGCGGGGCCATGAGCGCGGCGATGGTCTATGACAGAAAACCCATCATCGATCATTTTCGGAAGATCGATCGCGATCGCGTTCTGGGGGTGATGCAGATCGAAGGGGGCGACCGGCATTACTTCTTTGAACTCGAGCGCGTGACGGACGGGACCGCGGAGGCGAGATGA
- a CDS encoding Lrp/AsnC family transcriptional regulator, with the protein MADLLDTKILKKLQEDCTMSLELLSESVGLSATSCYRRIKKMESHGLIKAKRAILDERKLGFQVTAIFMIKLQKDSADIDQRMYRILEKRPEIQHCHLISGDFDFVLLAKFRDAGEYTDYIYRFLEIYADIPIRNYSSSIVVRTVRQNEILPL; encoded by the coding sequence ATGGCGGACCTGCTGGATACGAAGATCCTCAAGAAACTTCAGGAGGATTGCACCATGAGTTTGGAACTCCTGAGTGAGAGCGTTGGGCTTTCAGCGACGAGCTGTTATCGCCGCATCAAAAAGATGGAAAGCCATGGGCTGATAAAGGCCAAGCGTGCCATTCTCGACGAGAGAAAGCTGGGTTTTCAGGTGACGGCGATATTTATGATCAAGCTGCAAAAAGACAGTGCCGACATTGACCAGCGCATGTATAGAATTTTGGAGAAACGGCCGGAGATCCAGCATTGCCACCTGATATCGGGAGATTTTGACTTTGTTCTCCTGGCCAAATTCCGCGACGCCGGGGAATACACGGACTATATCTACCGATTTCTTGAAATTTATGCGGACATTCCGATTCGTAACTACTCGTCCTCAATTGTCGTGCGCACGGTAAGACAGAACGAAATACTTCCCCTCTGA